The Candidatus Hydrogenedentota bacterium genome has a segment encoding these proteins:
- a CDS encoding SCO family protein, whose protein sequence is MSTRMLIATGLALFLLLNVSLMSLYVLVRHEGRNAPQQTHNLPVIKSLEPFALTSEKNKPFSSASLLGKVWVADFFFTSCPNPCPTMTRNMAGVAETLKDFDDVAFVSISVDPDTDTPQVLASYGKKYGADPERWNFLTGPEEAIKAIAVEGFLVGSVDDPIIHSPKFCLVDKRGRIRGYYTGTEDAEMDRLVTDIHQLRKE, encoded by the coding sequence ATGAGCACACGCATGCTGATCGCGACCGGACTCGCGCTCTTCCTACTTCTGAATGTCTCTCTGATGTCACTCTACGTCCTCGTCCGGCACGAGGGACGAAACGCGCCCCAACAAACCCATAACCTCCCCGTCATCAAGTCACTCGAGCCTTTTGCGCTTACCAGCGAAAAAAACAAACCATTCTCCTCGGCAAGCCTGCTGGGCAAAGTCTGGGTGGCGGACTTCTTCTTCACGTCCTGCCCGAACCCCTGTCCCACCATGACCCGAAACATGGCCGGCGTCGCGGAGACCCTCAAGGACTTCGACGACGTCGCTTTTGTCTCGATCAGCGTCGATCCGGACACGGACACGCCCCAGGTGCTCGCCAGCTATGGCAAGAAGTACGGCGCCGACCCCGAGCGTTGGAACTTCCTGACGGGCCCCGAAGAAGCCATCAAGGCCATCGCGGTCGAGGGCTTTCTCGTGGGCTCCGTGGACGATCCGATTATCCACAGCCCCAAGTTCTGCCTCGTGGACAAGCGGGGCCGGATTCGCGGCTACTATACCGGCACCGAGGATGCGGAAATGGACCGCCTTGTTACCGATATCCATCAACTTCGGAAGGAATAG
- a CDS encoding DUF420 domain-containing protein, which translates to MNVDSLPAINASLNGVATLLLIGGFWAIKFRNDRDLHKKFMAAALVCSALFLSCYLYYHYNAGAMTPFEKQGAIRVVYFTILITHIPLAALMTPFILAAVWFALRGQFDRHKMIVKWVWPVWIYVSITGVLIYLMLYRM; encoded by the coding sequence ATGAACGTCGATTCGCTGCCCGCCATTAACGCCAGCCTCAACGGGGTGGCCACTCTCCTCCTGATCGGCGGGTTCTGGGCCATCAAATTCCGGAACGACCGCGATCTGCACAAGAAATTTATGGCGGCGGCGCTTGTCTGCTCCGCGCTCTTTCTCTCGTGCTACCTCTACTACCACTACAACGCCGGCGCGATGACGCCCTTCGAGAAGCAGGGGGCCATCCGCGTGGTGTATTTCACCATTCTGATAACCCACATCCCGCTGGCGGCGCTGATGACCCCCTTTATCCTCGCCGCCGTGTGGTTCGCGTTGCGCGGCCAGTTTGATCGGCACAAAATGATCGTGAAGTGGGTGTGGCCCGTCTGGATCTACGTTTCCATTACCGGCGTGCTCATTTATCTGATGCTGTATCGGATGTAG
- a CDS encoding FAD-dependent oxidoreductase has translation MTLDSGIFERPLRVAIVGSGPSGFYAADPLLKSERPAAVDMFDRLPTPFGLVRGGVAPDHEKIRNVTRVYERIADRPGFRFFGNVTIGRDLDLADLRQHYDAIILAYGAETDRAMGVPGEDLPGSYTATSFVGWYNGHPDYRDAVFDLQQEAAAIVGVGNVAMDVARILAKTVDELRTTDIATHALEALAESKVREIHLIGRRGPAQAAFTALELKEMGRLVACQPIVDPAALALGPRCEEELSDNNRARNLELLREFAAAPDRNAPRRLYFRFLESPVALEGNGRVESLRLGRNRLEGNEPFKQWAEPTGETFDLPCGLVFRSIGYRGIGIPGIPFDQKRGVVPNVAGRVTDSNGIVPGLYAAGWIKRGPSGIIGTNKPDSLETVERIWEDREALPPCPRPDPEAIPALLASRGVRYVTMADWRQIDAAEQAAGAASGKPRERFTRVADMLAVLDGPGATSDTASDK, from the coding sequence TTGACACTTGATTCCGGCATTTTCGAGCGTCCCCTTCGCGTCGCTATTGTTGGCAGCGGCCCCAGCGGCTTCTACGCCGCCGATCCGCTTCTCAAATCCGAGCGCCCGGCGGCGGTGGACATGTTCGATCGCCTGCCGACGCCTTTCGGGCTGGTGCGCGGCGGCGTGGCGCCGGACCACGAGAAGATCCGCAATGTCACGCGGGTCTACGAGCGCATCGCGGACCGGCCGGGTTTTCGATTCTTCGGCAACGTCACCATCGGGCGCGATCTTGATCTGGCGGATCTCCGGCAACATTACGACGCGATCATCCTGGCGTACGGCGCGGAAACCGACCGCGCGATGGGGGTCCCGGGCGAGGACTTGCCCGGCAGCTACACGGCGACCTCGTTTGTGGGCTGGTACAACGGGCATCCGGACTATCGTGACGCTGTTTTTGACTTGCAGCAGGAGGCCGCGGCCATCGTGGGGGTGGGCAATGTGGCGATGGACGTGGCGCGGATTCTGGCCAAGACCGTGGACGAACTGCGAACGACCGATATCGCGACGCACGCGCTGGAGGCGCTGGCGGAAAGCAAGGTACGCGAGATCCACCTGATTGGGCGGCGCGGACCCGCGCAGGCCGCGTTCACGGCCCTGGAGCTGAAGGAAATGGGCCGCCTCGTGGCCTGCCAGCCGATTGTGGACCCGGCGGCGCTGGCGCTGGGCCCGCGTTGCGAGGAAGAGCTTTCCGACAACAACCGCGCGCGCAACCTGGAATTGTTGCGCGAGTTCGCCGCCGCGCCGGACCGGAACGCGCCGCGCCGGCTGTATTTCCGCTTTCTGGAGAGCCCGGTCGCCCTCGAAGGCAACGGGCGGGTGGAGTCGCTCCGGCTGGGCAGGAACCGCCTGGAAGGCAATGAGCCGTTCAAGCAATGGGCCGAGCCGACGGGTGAAACGTTCGATCTGCCTTGCGGGCTGGTGTTCCGCAGCATCGGCTACCGGGGCATCGGCATTCCGGGTATACCTTTCGACCAGAAGCGCGGCGTCGTGCCGAATGTCGCCGGGCGCGTGACGGATTCGAACGGCATCGTGCCGGGGCTCTATGCCGCCGGATGGATCAAGCGCGGGCCGTCGGGAATTATCGGGACCAACAAGCCCGACAGCCTCGAAACGGTGGAGCGGATCTGGGAGGATCGGGAGGCCCTGCCGCCGTGCCCAAGGCCGGATCCGGAGGCTATTCCCGCGTTGCTCGCGTCGCGCGGGGTTCGCTACGTGACGATGGCGGACTGGCGTCAGATCGACGCGGCGGAACAGGCGGCGGGGGCGGCGTCCGGCAAACCGCGCGAGCGCTTCACCCGCGTCGCGGATATGCTCGCGGTCCTGGACGGCCCGGGCGCTACATCCGATACAGCATCAGATAAATGA
- the cyoE gene encoding heme o synthase → MTKPGIVRLVLVTATIGFALGGSGLGRWPLLVIMLIGTALGSAGAFVLNHYFEREPDALMDRTRNRPLPAGTVSPRAALIFGLILLFAGTLILYWGVNLLSAALVFGTSVLYVLVYTPLKRLSWWNTPIGAIPGAVPPLVGWAASNGRLDTGAWVLFLILFLWQHPHFYALAWMYREDYERGGFKMLPVVDPDGKSTFRHSLVAVILLVPVSMWPFFVKMSGPIYLASALVLGVLFLLVCIRWRLSQSIRDARLVFIYSILYWMLLFVFILIDAYVF, encoded by the coding sequence TTGACCAAGCCCGGAATCGTTCGGCTGGTCCTCGTCACCGCAACGATCGGGTTTGCGCTCGGCGGAAGCGGCCTCGGACGCTGGCCCCTGCTCGTCATCATGCTGATTGGCACCGCGCTCGGTTCCGCCGGGGCCTTCGTGCTGAATCATTACTTCGAGCGCGAGCCAGACGCCCTGATGGACCGCACGCGGAATCGACCGCTCCCCGCCGGAACCGTTTCCCCGCGCGCGGCATTGATTTTCGGGCTCATACTCTTGTTCGCCGGCACGCTCATTCTCTACTGGGGCGTGAACCTCTTGTCGGCCGCCCTCGTCTTCGGCACCAGCGTCCTCTATGTGCTTGTATACACCCCCCTGAAGCGGCTTTCCTGGTGGAATACCCCCATCGGCGCAATCCCCGGCGCCGTGCCGCCACTCGTCGGATGGGCCGCATCCAATGGACGCCTCGACACGGGCGCCTGGGTACTCTTCCTGATCCTCTTCCTCTGGCAACATCCCCATTTTTACGCGCTCGCCTGGATGTATCGAGAAGACTACGAACGCGGCGGATTCAAAATGTTGCCCGTCGTGGATCCCGATGGGAAGAGCACCTTCCGGCACAGCCTCGTCGCGGTAATCCTGCTGGTGCCGGTGAGCATGTGGCCCTTCTTTGTGAAGATGTCCGGCCCCATCTACCTGGCGAGCGCCTTGGTTCTTGGCGTTTTGTTTTTGTTGGTTTGTATCCGTTGGCGACTGAGCCAGTCGATACGTGATGCCCGCCTCGTTTTCATCTATTCCATCCTTTACTGGATGTTACTGTTTGTTTTTATCCTTATCGACGCGTACGTGTTTTAG
- a CDS encoding COX15/CtaA family protein, whose protein sequence is MSSNPTSPEPAASSHLRRFALALCLATLLLIFFGGQVKSHEAGLAVPDWPLTYGENPITFGISKWQGGIFHEHFHRLYAGVVALMTVALAIWLYLRDNRVWMVALGFGAVMAVMLQAFLGGLTVWYQLPVLVSSAHAILAQTFFVIAVIIWYGLSRERAKRAEAVQATGPETATPLKIGAIVLIVAVYLQLFLGAVMRHTESGLAIHDFPTTGGNILPWVNENTLIAINDWRFNNTDYFGAVLPDVTRGQVLLHLSHRAGAVLVSAIAGLLAWMAWRRRATHPLLWRGALGLAVAVVIQVAFGAITIWTVKHPYVTSVHVALGAGILGLSALLALRAWPLEAKEVAAVTREPRTAAPGLKTATS, encoded by the coding sequence ATGTCCAGCAACCCAACATCCCCCGAACCCGCCGCCTCTTCCCATCTGCGCCGATTCGCCCTGGCGCTCTGCCTGGCCACCCTGCTCCTGATATTCTTCGGCGGGCAGGTGAAGAGCCATGAGGCCGGCCTGGCCGTCCCCGACTGGCCCCTGACCTACGGCGAAAACCCGATCACCTTCGGCATTTCAAAATGGCAGGGCGGTATCTTCCACGAGCATTTTCACCGACTCTATGCCGGTGTCGTCGCCCTGATGACGGTTGCGCTCGCTATCTGGCTCTACCTGCGCGACAACCGTGTCTGGATGGTCGCGCTGGGTTTTGGGGCGGTCATGGCGGTCATGCTGCAAGCCTTCCTCGGCGGCCTGACCGTTTGGTACCAGCTCCCCGTGCTCGTTTCTAGCGCGCACGCCATCCTCGCGCAGACATTCTTCGTGATCGCGGTAATCATCTGGTACGGGCTGTCACGAGAGCGCGCAAAACGCGCCGAAGCCGTGCAAGCGACCGGCCCCGAAACCGCCACGCCCCTCAAAATCGGAGCCATCGTACTGATTGTCGCGGTGTATCTTCAGCTTTTCCTGGGCGCGGTTATGCGGCACACCGAATCCGGCCTCGCTATCCATGATTTTCCCACCACGGGCGGAAACATCCTGCCCTGGGTTAACGAAAATACCCTGATCGCCATCAACGACTGGCGTTTTAACAACACCGACTACTTCGGCGCCGTATTGCCCGACGTCACGCGGGGGCAGGTGCTCCTTCACCTGTCGCACCGCGCGGGAGCCGTACTGGTTAGCGCCATTGCCGGTCTCCTCGCATGGATGGCGTGGCGTCGGCGCGCCACCCACCCGCTCCTCTGGCGAGGCGCACTTGGGCTCGCCGTGGCCGTGGTCATTCAGGTCGCCTTCGGAGCCATCACCATCTGGACCGTCAAACACCCCTACGTGACCAGTGTCCATGTCGCGCTCGGAGCCGGCATTCTAGGCCTGAGCGCCCTGCTCGCCCTCCGCGCCTGGCCCCTCGAAGCGAAAGAAGTCGCCGCCGTGACCCGGGAGCCGCGGACCGCCGCGCCGGGACTCAAGACCGCGACATCCTAG